The Arachis ipaensis cultivar K30076 chromosome B07, Araip1.1, whole genome shotgun sequence genome includes a window with the following:
- the LOC107609329 gene encoding zinc finger CCCH domain-containing protein 18 isoform X1 — protein sequence MDISEVMNIPDYTRILFDKLQKFEPEYASKIIGILLLHNEHDIAKLATCPDHIVRDVAFKAKNDLQRMSAHKPSIIPISVPMNPPQGLSHLSVISPRTPTSPPSFPVHNSPYWDPYPATNTNPEFMKYSDSIAELQNQAELYGLESHVDPIGSDFYGLEASTPNFGGKAGRRYSGLSDFPVKTCHYFNKGYCKHGESCRYYHGQAGSESFSHMYGNDFVNDDPVVSPGSLAQLEREIVDLLKQRRRNPITIAALPMAYYDKYKKVLQADGYLTESQRHGKSGYSLTKLLARLSNSICVIDRPHGQHEVVLAEDAPKYTQKRDFVQNISASRQIYLTFPADSTFTEEDVSNYFSTFGCVEDVRIPCQQKRMFGFVTFIDPQTVKTILDKGNPHYVRGSRVLVKPYREKSKVIERKYARIQHSMCYSPHHIDMDSEMNSISRSCGNARSLRRQLMEEQEQALELVEMQRRRLAALQFAQNSLSTSPHFRFSTNGMRASEDNFNFNFHPQESFNDNEKPSNIDTNFSDENSSSQGLDLPDSPFAFPVENENQ from the exons ATGGACATTTCAGAAGTTATGAACATTCCTGACTATACAAGAATTCTATTTGATAAGCTTCAGAAGTTTGAGCCTGAATATGCTTCAAAAATAATTGGAATTCTGCTCTTGCACAATGAACATGACATTGCTAAATTGGCTACATGTCCGGACCACATCGTCCGTGACGTGGCATTCAAGGCCAAGAATGATCTTCAAAGAATGTCTGCTCATAAACCATCCATAATTCCAATTTCAGTCCCTATGAACCCTCCGCAAGGATTAAGCCATTTATCAGTAATATCACCTAGAACACCTACCTCTCCACCAAGCTTTCCGGTTCACAATTCTCCTTATTGGGATCCATATCCTGCTACCAATACTAACCCTGAGTTTATGAAGTACTCGGATTCGATTGCGGAACTGCAGAATCAGGCAGAGTTGTATGGTTTGGAGAGTCATGTAGATCCCATTGGCAGTGATTTCTATGGATTGGAAGCTTCGACGCCGAATTTCGGTGGAAAGGCCGGGAGAAGGTATTCAGGCTTGTCTGATTTTCCTGTTAAGACATGTCACTACTTTAACAAAGGTTATTGCAAACATGGTGAAAGTTGTAGATACTATCATGGACAAGCCGGCTCCGAGAGCTTCTCTCATATGTATGGAAATGATTTTGTTAATGATGATCCGGTGGTTTCGCCGGGCTCACTAGCGCAGCTAGAACGTGAGATTGTTGATCTTTTAAAGCAAAGACGACGCAATCCAATTACAATTGCTGCCTTGCCAATGGCATATTATGATAAGTACAAGAAGGTGCTTCAGGCAGATGGTTATTTAACCGAGAGCCAGCGGCATGGTAAGTCTGGCTATAGCTTGACAAAGCTTCTGGCGCGGCTGAGCAATAGTATTTGTGTCATAGACAG ACCTCATGGGCAGCATGAGGTAGTTCTAGCAGAGGATGctccaaaatacacccaaaagagagATTTTGTTCAAAATATCAGTGCATCGCGACAAATATATTTGACATTTCCGGCTGACAGCACTTTCACAGAGGAGGATGTCTCTAATTACTTCAG CACATTCGGGTGTGTTGAAGATGTAAGGATTCCATGCCAGCAGAAAAGGATGTTTGGCTTTGTGACGTTTATTGATCCGCAAACTGTTAAAACCATTTTAGACAAAGGGAATCCCCATTATGTTCGCGGGTCTCGGGTGCTTGTGAAACCTTACCGGGAGAAGTCAAAGGTTATTGAAAG GAAGTATGCTAGAATTCAGCACTCTATGTGTTACTCACCTCACCACATAGACATGGATTCTGAAATGAATTCAA tttCAAGAAGTTGTGGGAATGCTAGATCTCTTAGGAGACAACTGATGGAAGAGCAGGAGCAGGCTCTAGAACTAGTAGAAATGCAAAGGAGACGTTTGGCAGCGTTGCAGTTCGCCCAAAATTCTCTGTCTACTTCACCCCATTTTCGCTTCTCCACGAATGGAATGAGAGCTTCAGAAG ATAATTTCAATTTCAACTTTCATCCTCAAGAATCTTTCAATGATAATGAGAAACCAAGTAATATAGACACCAATTTCTCTGACGAAAACAG CAGCAGCCAAGGACTTGACCTTCCGGACAGTCCATTCGCATTTCCGGTGGAGAATGAGAATCAATAA
- the LOC107609329 gene encoding zinc finger CCCH domain-containing protein 18 isoform X4 has product MDISEVMNIPDYTRILFDKLQKFEPEYASKIIGILLLHNEHDIAKLATCPDHIVRDVAFKAKNDLQRMSAHKPSIIPISVPMNPPQGLSHLSVISPRTPTSPPSFPVHNSPYWDPYPATNTNPEFMKYSDSIAELQNQAELYGLESHVDPIGSDFYGLEASTPNFGGKAGRRYSGLSDFPVKTCHYFNKGYCKHGESCRYYHGQAGSESFSHMYGNDFVNDDPVVSPGSLAQLEREIVDLLKQRRRNPITIAALPMAYYDKYKKVLQADGYLTESQRHGKSGYSLTKLLARLSNSICVIDRPHGQHEVVLAEDAPKYTQKRDFVQNISASRQIYLTFPADSTFTEEDVSNYFSTFGCVEDVRIPCQQKRMFGFVTFIDPQTVKTILDKGNPHYVRGSRVLVKPYREKSKVIERKYARIQHSMCYSPHHIDMDSEMNSISRSCGNARSLRRQLMEEQEQALELVEMQRRRLAALQFAQNSLSTSPHFRFSTNGMRASEDNFNFNFHPQESFNDNEKPSNIDTNFSDENR; this is encoded by the exons ATGGACATTTCAGAAGTTATGAACATTCCTGACTATACAAGAATTCTATTTGATAAGCTTCAGAAGTTTGAGCCTGAATATGCTTCAAAAATAATTGGAATTCTGCTCTTGCACAATGAACATGACATTGCTAAATTGGCTACATGTCCGGACCACATCGTCCGTGACGTGGCATTCAAGGCCAAGAATGATCTTCAAAGAATGTCTGCTCATAAACCATCCATAATTCCAATTTCAGTCCCTATGAACCCTCCGCAAGGATTAAGCCATTTATCAGTAATATCACCTAGAACACCTACCTCTCCACCAAGCTTTCCGGTTCACAATTCTCCTTATTGGGATCCATATCCTGCTACCAATACTAACCCTGAGTTTATGAAGTACTCGGATTCGATTGCGGAACTGCAGAATCAGGCAGAGTTGTATGGTTTGGAGAGTCATGTAGATCCCATTGGCAGTGATTTCTATGGATTGGAAGCTTCGACGCCGAATTTCGGTGGAAAGGCCGGGAGAAGGTATTCAGGCTTGTCTGATTTTCCTGTTAAGACATGTCACTACTTTAACAAAGGTTATTGCAAACATGGTGAAAGTTGTAGATACTATCATGGACAAGCCGGCTCCGAGAGCTTCTCTCATATGTATGGAAATGATTTTGTTAATGATGATCCGGTGGTTTCGCCGGGCTCACTAGCGCAGCTAGAACGTGAGATTGTTGATCTTTTAAAGCAAAGACGACGCAATCCAATTACAATTGCTGCCTTGCCAATGGCATATTATGATAAGTACAAGAAGGTGCTTCAGGCAGATGGTTATTTAACCGAGAGCCAGCGGCATGGTAAGTCTGGCTATAGCTTGACAAAGCTTCTGGCGCGGCTGAGCAATAGTATTTGTGTCATAGACAG ACCTCATGGGCAGCATGAGGTAGTTCTAGCAGAGGATGctccaaaatacacccaaaagagagATTTTGTTCAAAATATCAGTGCATCGCGACAAATATATTTGACATTTCCGGCTGACAGCACTTTCACAGAGGAGGATGTCTCTAATTACTTCAG CACATTCGGGTGTGTTGAAGATGTAAGGATTCCATGCCAGCAGAAAAGGATGTTTGGCTTTGTGACGTTTATTGATCCGCAAACTGTTAAAACCATTTTAGACAAAGGGAATCCCCATTATGTTCGCGGGTCTCGGGTGCTTGTGAAACCTTACCGGGAGAAGTCAAAGGTTATTGAAAG GAAGTATGCTAGAATTCAGCACTCTATGTGTTACTCACCTCACCACATAGACATGGATTCTGAAATGAATTCAA tttCAAGAAGTTGTGGGAATGCTAGATCTCTTAGGAGACAACTGATGGAAGAGCAGGAGCAGGCTCTAGAACTAGTAGAAATGCAAAGGAGACGTTTGGCAGCGTTGCAGTTCGCCCAAAATTCTCTGTCTACTTCACCCCATTTTCGCTTCTCCACGAATGGAATGAGAGCTTCAGAAG ATAATTTCAATTTCAACTTTCATCCTCAAGAATCTTTCAATGATAATGAGAAACCAAGTAATATAGACACCAATTTCTCTGACGAAAACAGGTAA
- the LOC107609329 gene encoding zinc finger CCCH domain-containing protein 18 isoform X3: protein MDISEVMNIPDYTRILFDKLQKFEPEYASKIIGILLLHNEHDIAKLATCPDHIVRDVAFKAKNDLQRMSAHKPSIIPISVPMNPPQGLSHLSVISPRTPTSPPSFPVHNSPYWDPYPATNTNPEFMKYSDSIAELQNQAELYGLESHVDPIGSDFYGLEASTPNFGGKAGRRYSGLSDFPVKTCHYFNKGYCKHGESCRYYHGQAGSESFSHMYGNDFVNDDPVVSPGSLAQLEREIVDLLKQRRRNPITIAALPMAYYDKYKKVLQADGYLTESQRHGKSGYSLTKLLARLSNSICVIDRPHGQHEVVLAEDAPKYTQKRDFVQNISASRQIYLTFPADSTFTEEDVSNYFSTFGCVEDVRIPCQQKRMFGFVTFIDPQTVKTILDKGNPHYVRGSRVLVKPYREKSKVIERKYARIQHSMCYSPHHIDMDSEMNSISRSCGNARSLRRQLMEEQEQALELVEMQRRRLAALQFAQNSLSTSPHFRFSTNGMRASEAAAKDLTFRTVHSHFRWRMRINKSYSFRNTHRRNIEFK, encoded by the exons ATGGACATTTCAGAAGTTATGAACATTCCTGACTATACAAGAATTCTATTTGATAAGCTTCAGAAGTTTGAGCCTGAATATGCTTCAAAAATAATTGGAATTCTGCTCTTGCACAATGAACATGACATTGCTAAATTGGCTACATGTCCGGACCACATCGTCCGTGACGTGGCATTCAAGGCCAAGAATGATCTTCAAAGAATGTCTGCTCATAAACCATCCATAATTCCAATTTCAGTCCCTATGAACCCTCCGCAAGGATTAAGCCATTTATCAGTAATATCACCTAGAACACCTACCTCTCCACCAAGCTTTCCGGTTCACAATTCTCCTTATTGGGATCCATATCCTGCTACCAATACTAACCCTGAGTTTATGAAGTACTCGGATTCGATTGCGGAACTGCAGAATCAGGCAGAGTTGTATGGTTTGGAGAGTCATGTAGATCCCATTGGCAGTGATTTCTATGGATTGGAAGCTTCGACGCCGAATTTCGGTGGAAAGGCCGGGAGAAGGTATTCAGGCTTGTCTGATTTTCCTGTTAAGACATGTCACTACTTTAACAAAGGTTATTGCAAACATGGTGAAAGTTGTAGATACTATCATGGACAAGCCGGCTCCGAGAGCTTCTCTCATATGTATGGAAATGATTTTGTTAATGATGATCCGGTGGTTTCGCCGGGCTCACTAGCGCAGCTAGAACGTGAGATTGTTGATCTTTTAAAGCAAAGACGACGCAATCCAATTACAATTGCTGCCTTGCCAATGGCATATTATGATAAGTACAAGAAGGTGCTTCAGGCAGATGGTTATTTAACCGAGAGCCAGCGGCATGGTAAGTCTGGCTATAGCTTGACAAAGCTTCTGGCGCGGCTGAGCAATAGTATTTGTGTCATAGACAG ACCTCATGGGCAGCATGAGGTAGTTCTAGCAGAGGATGctccaaaatacacccaaaagagagATTTTGTTCAAAATATCAGTGCATCGCGACAAATATATTTGACATTTCCGGCTGACAGCACTTTCACAGAGGAGGATGTCTCTAATTACTTCAG CACATTCGGGTGTGTTGAAGATGTAAGGATTCCATGCCAGCAGAAAAGGATGTTTGGCTTTGTGACGTTTATTGATCCGCAAACTGTTAAAACCATTTTAGACAAAGGGAATCCCCATTATGTTCGCGGGTCTCGGGTGCTTGTGAAACCTTACCGGGAGAAGTCAAAGGTTATTGAAAG GAAGTATGCTAGAATTCAGCACTCTATGTGTTACTCACCTCACCACATAGACATGGATTCTGAAATGAATTCAA tttCAAGAAGTTGTGGGAATGCTAGATCTCTTAGGAGACAACTGATGGAAGAGCAGGAGCAGGCTCTAGAACTAGTAGAAATGCAAAGGAGACGTTTGGCAGCGTTGCAGTTCGCCCAAAATTCTCTGTCTACTTCACCCCATTTTCGCTTCTCCACGAATGGAATGAGAGCTTCAGAAG CAGCAGCCAAGGACTTGACCTTCCGGACAGTCCATTCGCATTTCCGGTGGAGAATGAGAATCAATAAGTCTTATAGTTTCAGAAACACACACAGAAGAAATATAGAGTTTAAATAG
- the LOC107606442 gene encoding uncharacterized protein LOC107606442: MNIGQRKVFDVIIQAVNDNAGGFFFVYGYSGTGKTYLYRTLSVAIRSKRGILTEDSVCCIKQGSSLAKLICKARLIIWDEAPMLNKLCYEALDKCFRDILSSEPYYNAELPFGGKVVVLGGDFRQILPVIPMGSRQDIVHSAINASYLWQHCTVLTLTVNMRLTIGPTDKAVDDVIEFSKWLLDIGDGLVGNSIDGKSEVHIHPDILIHDSIRPFDDMVEFVYPNLLANLLSHRTLNIDPSLVLH, encoded by the exons ATGAACATAGGTCAGAGAAAAGTATTTGATGTCATCATACAGGCAGTCAATGATAATGCCGGAGGATTCTTCTTTGTTTATGGCTACAGTGGTACCGGTAAAACGTATCTATATAGGACTCTATCAGTTGCAATTCGAAGCAAAAGGGGCATT TTGACAGAGGACTCAGTATGTTGCATTAAGCAAGGTTCATCTTTGGCCAAGTTGATATGCAAAGCTAGACTTATTATATGGGATGAGGCACCAATGCTCAACAAACTTTGCTATGAAGCACTTGACAAGTGCTTTCGTGACATCCTGAGCTCAGAACCATATTATAATGCAGAATTACCTTTTGGAGGTAAGGTCGTGGTACTAGGAGGTGACTTTAGACAAATTCTTCCAGTCATTCCAATGGGCTCCCGTCAGGATATTGTTCATTCAGCTATTAATGCTTCGTATCTATGGCAACACTGTACTGTTCTAACCCTGACAGTGAACATGCGTTTAACTATTGGACCAACAGATAAAGCTGTGGATGATGTTATTGAGTTCTCAAAATGGCTCTTGGATATTGGGGATGGCTTGGTTGGGAATTCTATAGATGGGAAGTCAGAGGTGCATATTCATCCTGACATACTGATACATGATTCAATTCGTCCCTTTGATGATATGGTTGAGTTTGTATACCCTAACCTCTTGGCTAATTTACTCAGCCATCGTACTTTAAACATCGATCCATCCTTGGTCCTACATTAG
- the LOC107609329 gene encoding zinc finger CCCH domain-containing protein 18 isoform X2, which yields MDISEVMNIPDYTRILFDKLQKFEPEYASKIIGILLLHNEHDIAKLATCPDHIVRDVAFKAKNDLQRMSAHKPSIIPISVPMNPPQGLSHLSVISPRTPTSPPSFPVHNSPYWDPYPATNTNPEFMKYSDSIAELQNQAELYGLESHVDPIGSDFYGLEASTPNFGGKAGRRYSGLSDFPVKTCHYFNKGYCKHGESCRYYHGQAGSESFSHMYGNDFVNDDPVVSPGSLAQLEREIVDLLKQRRRNPITIAALPMAYYDKYKKVLQADGYLTESQRHGKSGYSLTKLLARLSNSICVIDRPHGQHEVVLAEDAPKYTQKRDFVQNISASRQIYLTFPADSTFTEEDVSNYFSTFGCVEDVRIPCQQKRMFGFVTFIDPQTVKTILDKGNPHYVRGSRVLVKPYREKSKVIERKYARIQHSMCYSPHHIDMDSEMNSISRSCGNARSLRRQLMEEQEQALELVEMQRRRLAALQFAQNSLSTSPHFRFSTNGMRASEDNFNFNFHPQESFNDNEKPSNIDTNFSDENSSQGLDLPDSPFAFPVENENQ from the exons ATGGACATTTCAGAAGTTATGAACATTCCTGACTATACAAGAATTCTATTTGATAAGCTTCAGAAGTTTGAGCCTGAATATGCTTCAAAAATAATTGGAATTCTGCTCTTGCACAATGAACATGACATTGCTAAATTGGCTACATGTCCGGACCACATCGTCCGTGACGTGGCATTCAAGGCCAAGAATGATCTTCAAAGAATGTCTGCTCATAAACCATCCATAATTCCAATTTCAGTCCCTATGAACCCTCCGCAAGGATTAAGCCATTTATCAGTAATATCACCTAGAACACCTACCTCTCCACCAAGCTTTCCGGTTCACAATTCTCCTTATTGGGATCCATATCCTGCTACCAATACTAACCCTGAGTTTATGAAGTACTCGGATTCGATTGCGGAACTGCAGAATCAGGCAGAGTTGTATGGTTTGGAGAGTCATGTAGATCCCATTGGCAGTGATTTCTATGGATTGGAAGCTTCGACGCCGAATTTCGGTGGAAAGGCCGGGAGAAGGTATTCAGGCTTGTCTGATTTTCCTGTTAAGACATGTCACTACTTTAACAAAGGTTATTGCAAACATGGTGAAAGTTGTAGATACTATCATGGACAAGCCGGCTCCGAGAGCTTCTCTCATATGTATGGAAATGATTTTGTTAATGATGATCCGGTGGTTTCGCCGGGCTCACTAGCGCAGCTAGAACGTGAGATTGTTGATCTTTTAAAGCAAAGACGACGCAATCCAATTACAATTGCTGCCTTGCCAATGGCATATTATGATAAGTACAAGAAGGTGCTTCAGGCAGATGGTTATTTAACCGAGAGCCAGCGGCATGGTAAGTCTGGCTATAGCTTGACAAAGCTTCTGGCGCGGCTGAGCAATAGTATTTGTGTCATAGACAG ACCTCATGGGCAGCATGAGGTAGTTCTAGCAGAGGATGctccaaaatacacccaaaagagagATTTTGTTCAAAATATCAGTGCATCGCGACAAATATATTTGACATTTCCGGCTGACAGCACTTTCACAGAGGAGGATGTCTCTAATTACTTCAG CACATTCGGGTGTGTTGAAGATGTAAGGATTCCATGCCAGCAGAAAAGGATGTTTGGCTTTGTGACGTTTATTGATCCGCAAACTGTTAAAACCATTTTAGACAAAGGGAATCCCCATTATGTTCGCGGGTCTCGGGTGCTTGTGAAACCTTACCGGGAGAAGTCAAAGGTTATTGAAAG GAAGTATGCTAGAATTCAGCACTCTATGTGTTACTCACCTCACCACATAGACATGGATTCTGAAATGAATTCAA tttCAAGAAGTTGTGGGAATGCTAGATCTCTTAGGAGACAACTGATGGAAGAGCAGGAGCAGGCTCTAGAACTAGTAGAAATGCAAAGGAGACGTTTGGCAGCGTTGCAGTTCGCCCAAAATTCTCTGTCTACTTCACCCCATTTTCGCTTCTCCACGAATGGAATGAGAGCTTCAGAAG ATAATTTCAATTTCAACTTTCATCCTCAAGAATCTTTCAATGATAATGAGAAACCAAGTAATATAGACACCAATTTCTCTGACGAAAACAG CAGCCAAGGACTTGACCTTCCGGACAGTCCATTCGCATTTCCGGTGGAGAATGAGAATCAATAA